A stretch of Caenibius tardaugens NBRC 16725 DNA encodes these proteins:
- the rseP gene encoding RIP metalloprotease RseP: MTESPSIFLMIIGFLLVLGPLVTVHELGHYLVGRWFGVRADAFSIGFGKELFGRTDRRGTRWKVSAIPLGGYVQFAGDMNPASQPNAEWLALPQKEREQTFQAKALWQRALIVAAGPFTNFAVAVAILAAFNLAYGKMVVPPVIGGVAEQSAAAEAGLKPEDRITAVDGSAVSDFDDLRSRVVPNPGVDMVLTVQRGTEKFDVNFRVPEVVERDRFGNTFRVGRLGIVSRPGELQQVGPIEAVGLGVRQTGDIMVMMAKGVVQIITGRRSVDELGGPIKIAKYSGEQLSLGWREFAYFVALISINLAFINLLPIPALDGGHLAFYAVEAVRRKPVGQRSQEWAFRTGMALMLALMLFVTINDLISLPIFGS, encoded by the coding sequence TTGACCGAATCCCCCTCGATCTTTCTGATGATTATCGGGTTCCTGCTGGTGCTGGGGCCATTGGTGACTGTCCATGAACTGGGGCACTACCTCGTTGGGCGCTGGTTCGGGGTGAGGGCAGACGCGTTCTCCATCGGTTTCGGCAAGGAACTGTTCGGCCGCACCGATCGGCGGGGAACACGCTGGAAAGTGTCGGCGATCCCGCTGGGCGGCTATGTGCAGTTCGCAGGTGACATGAACCCGGCAAGCCAGCCCAATGCCGAATGGCTCGCCCTTCCGCAGAAAGAACGGGAACAGACATTTCAGGCCAAGGCGCTGTGGCAGCGCGCCCTGATTGTCGCGGCCGGGCCCTTTACGAATTTCGCGGTGGCCGTAGCGATTCTGGCGGCATTCAATCTGGCCTATGGCAAGATGGTGGTGCCCCCGGTGATCGGCGGGGTCGCGGAACAGTCTGCCGCTGCCGAAGCCGGGCTGAAGCCGGAGGATCGCATTACTGCGGTTGATGGCAGCGCCGTTTCCGATTTTGACGATCTGCGCAGCCGCGTCGTGCCGAATCCCGGTGTCGACATGGTACTGACCGTGCAGCGCGGTACGGAAAAGTTCGATGTGAATTTTCGCGTACCCGAAGTCGTCGAACGCGACCGGTTCGGTAACACGTTTCGCGTCGGGCGGCTGGGCATTGTGTCCCGCCCCGGCGAACTGCAGCAGGTCGGGCCGATCGAAGCCGTGGGTCTTGGTGTGCGCCAGACGGGCGACATCATGGTCATGATGGCCAAAGGCGTAGTGCAGATCATCACTGGGCGCCGCTCGGTCGACGAGCTGGGTGGGCCGATCAAGATCGCCAAGTATTCCGGGGAGCAACTGTCGCTCGGCTGGCGCGAGTTCGCCTATTTCGTGGCGCTCATCTCAATTAACTTGGCATTCATCAACCTCTTGCCAATCCCTGCCCTTGATGGCGGGCATCTGGCTTTCTATGCCGTGGAGGCGGTCCGTCGGAAGCCGGTTGGCCAGCGGAGTCAGGAATGGGCATTTCGAACCGGCATGGCCCTTATGCTGGCTCTGATGCTTTTCGTGACCATAAATGACCTCATCTCGCTGCCGATCTTTGGCAGCTAG
- the dxr gene encoding 1-deoxy-D-xylulose-5-phosphate reductoisomerase: MRSISILGATGSVGTSTLDLVRRNRDDWRVVALTAHSNAVELAGLAKEFGAELAVIADETCLPLLREALSGSGIAVAGGLQALCDAAARPADVTVAAIVGCAGLAPTMAAIEQGGIVALANKEALVSAGDLMMAAVEQHGATLLPLDSEHNAIFQCLAGNALSDVRRITLTASGGPFRTWTVEQLQAATAAQAVKHPNWDMGAKISVDSATMFNKGLELIEAWHLFPVGLDKLSIVVHPQSVIHSLVEYRDGSSLAQLGPSDMRVPIASCLAWPQRMDTPMPSLDLPTLAELTFFAPDEVRFPATRIAREAAEAGGAAPAVLNAANEIAVAAFLAGQIGFMRIAANVERVLAATMPQAPSSLDDVFAIDHDTRIRARELLELA; the protein is encoded by the coding sequence ATGCGTAGCATATCGATTCTTGGTGCCACCGGTTCGGTCGGCACATCGACTCTGGACCTTGTTCGACGCAACCGGGACGATTGGCGCGTTGTGGCGCTCACGGCACACAGCAATGCTGTGGAACTGGCCGGGTTGGCCAAGGAGTTTGGTGCCGAGCTTGCGGTTATTGCCGATGAAACCTGTCTTCCTCTATTGCGGGAAGCGCTGTCCGGAAGCGGGATTGCGGTGGCAGGCGGTTTGCAGGCGCTGTGTGATGCCGCAGCAAGGCCAGCAGATGTGACCGTTGCCGCGATTGTCGGTTGTGCAGGGCTGGCGCCGACCATGGCGGCGATCGAGCAGGGCGGTATTGTCGCACTGGCCAACAAGGAAGCACTGGTTTCCGCCGGAGACCTGATGATGGCTGCGGTGGAACAGCATGGGGCCACGCTGCTGCCGCTCGATTCGGAACACAACGCGATTTTTCAGTGTCTGGCGGGAAATGCCTTGTCCGATGTCCGGCGCATCACCCTGACGGCGAGCGGAGGGCCGTTCCGTACCTGGACGGTGGAGCAATTGCAGGCGGCCACGGCCGCGCAGGCGGTAAAGCATCCGAACTGGGACATGGGGGCGAAAATCAGCGTCGATTCAGCCACCATGTTCAACAAGGGGCTTGAACTGATCGAAGCCTGGCACCTGTTCCCGGTGGGGCTGGATAAGCTGTCGATCGTCGTGCATCCGCAAAGTGTGATTCACTCGCTGGTGGAATACCGGGACGGGTCGAGTCTGGCGCAGCTTGGGCCATCGGATATGCGCGTGCCGATTGCATCGTGTCTGGCATGGCCGCAGCGTATGGATACGCCGATGCCGTCGCTGGATTTGCCGACCCTTGCGGAATTGACATTCTTCGCGCCCGATGAGGTGCGTTTTCCGGCCACGCGCATCGCGCGGGAAGCGGCGGAGGCCGGTGGCGCGGCACCAGCGGTGTTGAACGCCGCAAACGAAATAGCGGTTGCCGCATTTCTGGCCGGGCAGATCGGTTTTATGCGCATAGCCGCAAATGTCGAACGCGTTCTCGCGGCAACGATGCCTCAGGCACCTTCATCGCTGGACGATGTCTTCGCAATCGACCATGACACGCGTATTCGTGCGCGTGAATTGCTGGAGCTGGCCTGA
- a CDS encoding phosphatidate cytidylyltransferase: protein MVDVEVQQPTHKGSDLPVRVASALAMLLVAGTAFWLGGLVLDLFIGLVGLIAFVEMARLIIRIPAAPLSHGIALIGAILYVGLAAAYLVASPAAVVFFALGIVIVTDTGAYFTGRAIGGPKIAPSISPSKTWAGLFGGMAAAGLLGAVLVGGAVSFGAAQPTHDGQGVPWLAVLAGFAVGALLAIVAQMGDFFESWLKRRAGVKDSSRLIPGHGGVLDRVDGLLPVAIIVGAVSSYLMFV from the coding sequence ATGGTGGACGTTGAGGTTCAGCAGCCGACGCATAAGGGCTCGGACTTGCCTGTGCGGGTCGCGTCGGCGCTGGCCATGTTGCTGGTTGCTGGCACGGCGTTCTGGCTGGGGGGGCTGGTGCTTGACCTGTTCATCGGACTGGTTGGCCTGATCGCTTTTGTCGAAATGGCGCGGCTGATCATCCGGATTCCCGCCGCTCCGCTCAGCCATGGAATCGCCCTGATCGGTGCGATACTCTATGTCGGATTGGCTGCGGCTTATCTTGTCGCGAGCCCGGCAGCGGTTGTATTCTTCGCGCTGGGGATCGTGATTGTCACCGATACCGGGGCCTATTTCACCGGCCGTGCGATTGGCGGCCCGAAGATCGCACCGTCGATCAGCCCGTCCAAGACCTGGGCGGGCCTTTTCGGCGGTATGGCGGCGGCGGGGCTGTTGGGGGCTGTTCTGGTCGGCGGCGCCGTTTCATTCGGCGCAGCGCAACCCACGCACGATGGGCAGGGCGTGCCGTGGCTGGCGGTACTTGCCGGTTTTGCAGTGGGCGCCTTGCTGGCAATTGTGGCGCAAATGGGTGATTTTTTCGAAAGCTGGCTAAAGCGCCGTGCAGGCGTGAAGGACAGTTCCCGGCTCATTCCCGGTCATGGCGGTGTCCTTGATCGTGTGGATGGCCTGCTGCCCGTGGCGATCATCGTCGGGGCGGTTTCTTCCTATTTGATGTTTGTGTGA
- the uppS gene encoding polyprenyl diphosphate synthase codes for MDGNGRWAKKRHLPRVMGHQRGVEAVRRLVRALPGSGLEALTLYAFSSENWKRPEDEVADLMTLMKRFLKSDLPDLVAHGIRLKIIGDYKALSPDLVAQLEQALDATSGGTAGTLAVALNYGSQQEIARAAAAAAAEGPITAEAIERHLDTADLPPLDLLIRTSGEVRLSNFLLWQAAYAEMWFTDVLWPDFRPEHLEEALATFAGRERRYGGR; via the coding sequence ATGGATGGCAACGGGCGCTGGGCCAAAAAACGCCATTTGCCCCGGGTGATGGGACATCAGAGGGGGGTGGAAGCGGTTCGCCGCCTCGTGCGCGCCTTGCCCGGCAGTGGGTTGGAGGCGCTGACGCTCTACGCCTTTTCTTCCGAAAACTGGAAGCGACCCGAGGACGAGGTTGCCGATCTGATGACGCTGATGAAGCGTTTTCTGAAAAGCGATCTTCCCGATCTTGTTGCGCATGGGATACGCCTGAAGATCATTGGGGATTACAAGGCTTTATCGCCCGATCTGGTGGCGCAGCTTGAGCAGGCGCTGGACGCCACCTCTGGCGGCACGGCCGGAACATTGGCGGTCGCGCTCAATTACGGGTCGCAGCAGGAAATTGCGCGGGCGGCGGCGGCGGCAGCAGCCGAAGGGCCTATTACCGCGGAAGCTATCGAACGGCATCTTGATACAGCAGATTTGCCGCCACTTGATCTGCTGATTCGCACTTCGGGCGAAGTGCGCCTGTCGAATTTTCTGCTGTGGCAGGCCGCTTATGCCGAAATGTGGTTCACCGATGTCTTGTGGCCCGATTTCCGGCCTGAGCATCTGGAAGAGGCGTTGGCGACCTTTGCCGGGCGGGAGCGCCGCTATGGTGGACGTTGA
- the frr gene encoding ribosome recycling factor, whose product MAKYDKADIERRMGGAVDSLKSDLSGLRTGRANTTLLDPIQVEVYGAMMPLGQVATISAPEPRMLSVQVWDKANMTPVEKAIRSAGLGLNPMTDGQNIRLPIPDLTEERRKELAKLAGQYAEKARIAIRNVRRDGMEMLKDDEKKKEISEDERKRKEEEVQKLTDQYVKQADDAAEHKEKEILGQ is encoded by the coding sequence ATGGCAAAGTACGACAAGGCCGATATCGAACGCCGCATGGGTGGCGCTGTGGATTCGCTGAAGAGCGATCTGTCGGGCCTGCGCACCGGGCGGGCCAACACCACGCTGCTCGATCCGATTCAGGTGGAAGTCTACGGGGCCATGATGCCGCTCGGCCAGGTGGCGACCATTTCCGCGCCCGAACCTCGCATGCTCAGCGTGCAGGTGTGGGACAAGGCGAACATGACGCCGGTCGAAAAGGCGATCCGGTCTGCAGGGCTGGGGCTTAACCCCATGACCGACGGGCAGAATATTCGTCTGCCCATTCCCGATCTGACGGAAGAACGCCGCAAGGAACTGGCCAAGCTGGCCGGGCAATATGCGGAAAAGGCCCGGATCGCGATCCGCAATGTTCGCCGTGATGGCATGGAAATGCTGAAGGACGATGAAAAGAAGAAGGAAATCAGCGAGGACGAGCGCAAGCGCAAGGAAGAGGAAGTCCAGAAACTGACCGATCAATATGTGAAGCAGGCGGATGACGCTGCCGAACATAAGGAAAAGGAAATCCTCGGTCAGTGA